The Streptomyces halobius genomic interval AGCACACCTTGCGTACGGCCCTGTCCCGCGTGCGCCGTAGGTGATGCGGAGCGACACTGACGGAGCACCCTTACGTGTTCGATCAGGAGGCGACATGACGTGGTTGTGGGCCATCATTGTGGGCTTGGCCCTGGGCCTGATCGCAAAGGCCGTCATCCCCGGCAAGCAGGCGATCCCGCTCTGGCTCACCGTGATCTTCGGCATGCTCGGCGCCGTCCTGGGCAACTGGCTGGCCACCGGCATCGGAGTCCGGGACACCCCGGGCATCGACTGGGTCCGTCACCTGCTGCAGCTCATCGGCGCCGTGCTCATCGTCGGGGTGGGTGACCGCCTCTGGGTGGCCCTACGGGGCACCAAAGGCCGGATCAGGTAGCGGCATCGGCCGGATCACCTGGAAACGGCGAGCCACGGCCGGGGCATCCAGCGGACACGAAAACACGCCGGTGGCCGGCGCGCAGCACGCGCCGGCCACCGTCACATCCGCGCATCAGCGCCCTTCGACGTGCGCCAGCTTCCGCCCGGCCTTCAGGTACACCGTCCCCGCCGCGCCCCCCAGCTTCTCGGCCAGCACCTCACCCAGCGGCCGCGCCGCATCCGCCTCGGCGAGCACCACGGTCTCCTGCCCCGCCTCGCCCTCCACGACCAGCCGCAGCGCGTTCTGCTTGGCCAGCCGCCGGGCGGCCGAAGCGCTGGGCGTGAACTCCAGCACCTGCGTCAGCACCGCAGCCACCGTCTCCGAGGAGTGCTCGGCGAGGTCCACCACCGGCAGCGTGCCGACATCCGCGAACGACTTCTTCGAGAATTGCGCGACGAACCCGGCCCGCGCCGCCATCGCCGCGTCCACGCCGTACAGCGCGGTGACGACCTCACCGGCGAGGACCTTCTTGAGGTCCATCGGGTGCAGCGACCGGTCCGTGACCCGGCCCAGGACCAGCTCGATCTCCTCGTCCGTCCACTCCGTCCACGCCTTGAGGTACGGCTCCATCAGCCGGTCCGGCACCGACATGATCTTGCCGAAGACATCGTCGGCGGGAGCGTTCAGCCCGACGTAATTGCCCTTGGACTTGGACATCTTGGCGCCGGTGCCGTCCGTGCCCTCGATCAGCGGCATGGTCACCACCAGCTGCGGCCGCTGCCCGCGCAGCTCCATCAGCTTGCGGCCCATCTGCAGATTGAGCAGCTGGTCGGATCCGCCCAGCTCCACATCGCACTCCAGCGCCACCGAGTCCAGACCCTGGGCGATCGGGTACAGCAGCTCGGTCATGGTCAGACCGGAGCCGGACGCGAGACGGTTGCGGAAGTCCTCGCGCTGCAGCAGCTGCGAGGCGGGCACCTGGGCGAGCAGGGCGAGCAGCTCGGGGAAGGTGTACGGCGCCAGCCACTCGCTGTTCTGCCGGAAGCGGACCTTCTCGAAGTCGAAGAAGGGACGCACCTGCTCGCGGTAGGTGGCGAGGTTCCGTGCGATGTCCTGGTCGGTCAGCGGCGGCCGCTCGGCGGTACGCCCCGACGGGTCGCCGATCTTCGCGGTGAAGTCACCGATGATCAGCGTGACGTCGTGGCCCAGCCGCTGGAACCGGCTGAGGATGATCAGCGGCACCGCGTGCCCCAGGTGCACATCGGTCGCCGTCGGGTCGATGCCCAGCTTGATGTGCAGACCCTTGCCCGCCGCGCGGCGCTCCTCGATGCGCTCGGCCAGCTTGTCCACACCCGGCAGGACCTCGACCGTACGGGACGCGATCAGTTCGGCCTGCTCCTTGGCGGGCAGGTCCGTCAGGTCGAGATAGCGCCGCGCGCCCGTCTCCTTGAGCAGCTCCTGGACGGTCGCGTCCGAGGAGAGGTCGGCGGAGAGCAGCGTGCTGGCGCGGGCGACGGATTCGCCGAGGCGTGTCATGGCGTTCCTGATCGATCGTTGTTCCCACAGGGGGAGGACAAGCGCCCAGTCTATTAGCCCCGGGCCCGCCGCCCGCCCCGCGCCCGTGCCGGAGCCGCCGCCCCGCTCATGCCGAAACTCCCCAGCCCCCGGCCGGGGGTACTCCCATGCCGTGCTCGCTCATACGCCCCGGCTGACCGAACTCATATTGAAGTCCGGGATACGCAGCGCAGGCATCGCCGCCCGGGTGAAGTAGTCGCTCCACTCGCGCGGCAGCGTGCGCTCCGTACGGCCCGCCTCCACCGCCCGGGACAGCAGATCCACCGGCGACTCGTTGAAGCGGAAGTTGTTGACCTCGCCGACGACCTCGCCGTTCTCCACCAGATAGACGCCGTCCCGGGTCAGCCCGGTCAGCAGCAGGGTCGCCGGATCGACCTCGCGGATGTACCAGAGGCAGGTCAGCAGCAGCGTGGGACCGTCATGCCCGGCGGCCGCCACCATCTCGTCCAGGGAACGTGAACCGCCCGCCTCCAGAAGGAGGTTGTCGACACCGGGCGTCACCGGGAGGCCGGTCAGCCCGGCGGTGTGCCGGGTGGTCACCAGCCGGTTCAGCACCCCGTCACGGATCCACTCGGTGGCCGGCAGCGGCAGCCCGTTGTCAAAGACGGACGCGTCGTCGCCGGAGGAATGCGCCAGCACGAACGGCGCGCACTCCAGGCCGGGCGCCCCCGGATCGCTGCGCAGGGTCAGCGGCAGCCCGGACAGCCGCTCGCCGAGCCGGGTACCCGCCCCGGGCCGCGCCGCCGCCTCTTCGTCCTCGCCGCCCGGCTTGGAGAAGACCGTACGGCCCTCGGCGGCGTCGCGGGCCGACGACGACCACAGCTGGTAGATCAGCAGGTCCGCGACGGCGGTCGGCGGCAGCAGCGTCTCGTAGCGCCCGGCCGGCAGCTCGATCCGCCGCTCGGCCCAGCCCAGCCGCCGGGCCAGCTCGGCATCCAGCTCCCGCGGGTCGACGTCGGTGAAGTCACGGGTCGCCCGGCCGGCCCAGGCCGAGCGTGCTGCGGCCGCGCCAGAACCTGCGGATTTGGCGTTCAGCTCCAGCGTCCCGGTGGGCTGGTCGTGCCGCAGCCGCAGCCCGGCCGAGGTGCCCAGATAGGACGAGACGATCTCGTGGTAGGCGAAGCCGTACAGCTCCCGGCCGCCCGCGCGGGCCTGCCGGAAGGACTCGCCGAGCGTCGGCGCAAAGCCCGCGAAGACCTCCGAGGAGGTCTCGGCGGGCGGGCCGGTGAAGTCGTCGGACGCCTTGGTGCCGGTGACCAGCGGCTGAGCGTCCTCGGCCGGACCCGCGTCCCGGGCCGCCGCCTCCGCGGCCCGTACCAGCGGCTCCAGATCGTCCGCGGTCACCGCCGAACGCGAGACCACACCGGACGCGGTGCCCTGCCCGCCGTCCACGGTCGCGATGACGGTCAGCGTCCGCCCACGGGTGACGCCGTTGGTGGTGAGCGCGTTGCCCGCCCAGCGCAGATTGGCGCTGGAGTGCTCATCGGCGATGACGACGCAGCCGTCGGCCCGGGAGAGCTCCAGGGCTCGCTCGACGATCTGGTGCGGCGGATTGCTCCGGGGACTCATCGGCCGGCCTCCTGCGTCGTGTGGGCTGTGCTGTCCGGGGGGACACTGCGGCCAAGTGCGGCTTCGCCGCGCGCCGGACCCCCGGCCGAATCCCGGCGACCGCTCATCGACCCGCCTCCTGCGTCGTGTTGAGAATGTTGACACCCTCGAAGAGGGCCGACGGACAGCCGTGTGAGACGGCGGCGATCTGCCCCGGCTGCGCCTTCCCGCAGTTGAAGGCGCCGCCCAGCACATACGTCCGCGGCCCGCCCAGCGCGGTCATCGAGCCCCAGAAGTCGGTGGTCGTCGCCTGATAGGCGACATCGCGCAGCTGCCCGGCCAGCCGCCCGTTCTCGATGCGGAAGAACCGCTGACCGGTGAACTGGAAGTTGTACCGCTGCATATCGATCGACCAGGAGCGGTCGCCGACGACATAGATGCCGCGTTCCACCCCCGCGATCAGCTCCTCCGTGGACGGCCCGTCCGGCGCCGGCCGGAGCGAGACATTCGCCATCCGCTGGACCGGCACATGGCCCGGCGAGTCCGCGAACGCGCACCCGTTGGAGCGTGGGAACCCCGTCAACCGGGCGATTCTGCGGTCGAGTTGATAGCCGACCAGGGTTCCGTCCCGGATCAGGTCCCAGGACTGCGCGGCCACCCCCTCGTCGTCGTAGCCGATCGTCGCCAGCCCGTGCTCGGCGGTCCGGTCGCCCGTCACATTCATGATCTCGGAGCCGTACGCCAGCTTCCCCAGCTGGTCGAAGGTGGCGAACGAGGTGCCCGCGTACGCCGCCTCGTAGCCCAGCGCCCGGTCCAGCTCGGTCGCGTGGCCGATCGACTCATGGATCGTCAGCCACAGGTTGGACGGATCCACGACCAGGTCGTACGTCCCGGCCTCGACGCTCGGCGCGCGCATCTTCTCGGCGAGGTACTCCGGGATCCGGGCCAGCTCACCGTCCCAGTCGTAGCGGCCGTCGGTCAGATACTCCCAGCCGCGGCCGACCGGCGGCGCGAGGGTGCGCATCGAGTCGAACTCGCCGCTCACCGGGTCCACCGCGACCGCCGTCAGCTCCGGATGCAGCCGCACCCGCTGCTGCGTGGTGCTGGTGCCCGCGGTGTCCGCGTAGAACTTGTTCTCCTGGACAGTCATCAGCGACGCGTCCGCGTGCGCCACGCCCGGCGCCGCCAGCAGCCGTGCGCTCCACTCCGCCAGCAGCCCGGTTTTCTCGGCGTCCGGCACGGAGAACGGGTTGATGTCGTACGAGGAGACCCAGGTACGGCCCGGGTGGGCCGGTTCGGGTGCCAGCTCCACAGCGTGCTCGTCCGAGCCCGCGGCCCGGACCACCTTTGCCGACAGCTTCGCCATCGCCACCGCCTGGGACGCCACCCGCGCCGCCGCGTCCATCGTCAGATCCACGCCGGACGCGAAGCCCCAGGCCCCGCCGTGCACCACCCGTACGGCATACCCGAGGTCGGTGGTGTCCGAGGTCGCGGACGTCCGTGCGTCCCGCAGCCGCCAGGCCGCGCTGCGCACCCGCTCCAGGCGGAAGTCGGCGTGTTCGGCGCCCAGCGCGCGGGCCCGCGCCAGCGCGGCATCGGCGAGCGCGCTCAACGGCAGCGCCAGGAAGGTCTCGTCAAGGGCATGGGGTGAAGCAGGCACAGCGTCCTCCCGTAGTCGGCGCATGCATCATGCCTTGTGGTGCCCGCCCGGCCCAGACGGCATGCGGTGCGGGGCGCGGTGCGTCCGCCACGTCCCGGACAGCGCGGATAAGCAGCACCCGGCGGGATTTCTGTGGGGACCCCACAGTGCGCGACGCGCGCGCCTGTCCGGCCTCGATTCCTCTTCCGGGCCGCGTGACCGATAGTTTCGTATCGAACGCAGTACGACGGACAGGAAACGGAAAGGGTGATCTCTTGAGCCGCTCGGTTCTGGTCACTGGAGGCAACCGCGGCATCGGCCTCGCCATTGCCCGAGCCTTCGCCGAGGCAGGCGACAAGGTCGCCATCACCTACCGCTCGGGCGAACCGCCCGCGGGGTTTTTGGCCGTGAGATGCGATATCACGGACACCGAACAGGTCGAGCAGGCGTACAAGGAGATCGAGGAGAAGCAGGGCCCGGTCGAGGTGCTGGTGGCCAACGCCGGTGTCACCCGCGACCAGTTGCTGATGCGGATGTCCGAGGAGGACTTCACCTCGGTCCTGGAGACCAACCTCACCGGCACCTTCCGGGTGGTCAAGCGCGCCAACCGCGCGATGCTGCGGGCCCGTAAGGGACGCGTCGTGCTGATCTCGTCCGTGGTCGGCCTGATGGGCGCCCCGGGCCAGGCGAACTACGCCGCCTCCAAGGCCGGTCTGGTGGGCTTCGCCCGCTCGCTCGCCCGGGAGCTGGGCAGCCGTAACATCACCGTCAACGTGGTCGCACCCGGCTTCGTCGACACCGACATGACCCGTGTGCTCTCCGACGAGCAGCGGGAGGGCATCGTCAAGCAGGTGCCGCTCGCACGCTATGCGCAGCCCGAGGAGATCGCTTCCTCGGTTCGCTTCCTGGCCTCCGACGAGGCCGCGTACATCACCGGAGCCGTCATTCCCGTCGACGGCGGATTGGGTATGGGTCACTGATCAGCATGAGTGGAATCCTTGCAGGCAAGCGCATCCTCGTCACGGGTGTCCTGACCGAGGCGTCGATCGCGTTTCAGGCGGCCAAGGTCGCCCAGAACGAGGGCGCCGAGGTGATCCTCACCGGCTACGGCCGGCTCTCCCTCGTCGAGCGGATCGCCAAGCGGCTCCCCAAGGAAGCCCCGGTCATCGAGCTGGACGTGACCAACCAGGAGCACCTGGACGGTCTCGCCGACAAGATCCGCGAGCACCAGGGCGAGGACGCCCGCCTCGACGGCATCGTGCACTCCATCGCCTTCGGCCCGCAGGGCGCCTTCAACTTCCTGGAGGCGTCGTGGGAGGACGTGTCGACCGCAGTGCAGGTCTCGGCGTACTCGTACAAGTCGCTGACCACGGCCTGCCTGCCGCTGATGCGGCACGGCGGCGCGATCGTCGGCCTCACCTTCGACGCCCAGATGGCCTGGCCGAAGTACGACTGGATGGGCGTGGCGAAGGCGGCGCTGGAGTCCACCAACCGCTACCTGGCGCGCGACCTCGGCTCCCAGGGCATCCGCTGCAACCTGGTGTCGGCGGGCCCGATCAAGTCGATGGCGGCCAAGTCCATCCCCGGCTTCGAGGAGCTGGCGGACGTGTGGAACCACCGCGCCCCGATCGGCTGGGACCTGGCCGACCCGGAGCCGGCCGGCCGTGGTGTCGTCGGCATGCTGTCCGACTTCTTCCCGCGGACGACCGGTGAGATCGTGCATGTCGACGGCGGTGTGCACATGATGGGCGCCTGACGCCGATCCCGCATCCGTACTGCCCGTCCCGGTCCGCCGGGGCGGGCAGAACGCGTTTTCGAGTCGAGAACCGGCGGGCCTCACCACACACTGGATGAGGTGTCCGGGACCCTCCCGGCCCATCGTGGGGAGGAGGTACCGGCGTGCCCATATCCCGACGCCGTACGGCAGCCCTGACGATCACTCTGGCCGCCTTCCTGGGGGCCACCGCGCCGGCCGTGCAGGCCGTACCGCCTGCCGCGTCCGACGATCCGCAGGAGCTGCCACACCCCCAGTGCCGCACCAAAGTCGTCGGCAGCACCGGCACCGCCAGCTGCTTCAACCCCAACGGCAACAACAGCAAGGTGCAGCTGCACATAGAGTGCAAGCGCTGGTACGACCCGGACGTGGACACCCGTGGCATGGTCGTCGGCCCCGCCCAGCACATCACCCTCGCCGGCCGCTGCTGGCAGGAGATCGCCGACCTCTGGGTCAGCGATGTTCCCGGAGGGTGAGGCGGCAGCCGAAGGGGTGCGCGCTCGCCTCGGCCGCGGCCCGTGCGCCGTCGCCCGTGCGGATCGCCTCCACGAGGCGGGCATGGTCCATGTGCGCCTCGGGCCGCAGCACCTCGCCGACATCGGCCCGCAGGAAGTCGCGCAGTACGCCCCCGAGGTCGGCGTAGATCTCGGCCAGGACGTCATTGTGCGAGGCCGCCACGATCGCCATGTGCAAGGTCGCGTCCGCCTCCACGAAGGCCACGGCATCGCCCGATGCCCACGCACTCTCGCGGCGCTCCAGCAGCGCGTCGATCTGCCGCAGGTCATGATCCGTACGACGCTGCGCGGCGAGCCGGGCGGCCGACGCTTCCAGGGTGCTGCGCAGCTCGGCGACATGCCGGGGTTCGGAGTCCGCGAACCGGCGGTTCATCACCCCCGCCAGCTCACTGGTCGCGACCACGTAGGTGCCCGAGCCCTGCCGGATGTCGAGCAGCCCGTTGTGGGCAAGCGCCCGGACGGCCTCGCGGACGGTGTTACGGGCCACCCCGAGCTGCTCGACGAGCGCCGGCTCGGTCGGGATGCGGGAGCCCACGGGCCACTCGCCGGAGGTGATCTGGGCGCGCAGTTGCGCGATCACCTGGTCGGCGAGCGCGGACCGGCGGGGGGAGGTCAGAGGCATGGCCGAGCTCCGGGCTTGACGACTGGACGGAGATTCATCCCATGATTCTATGATGGCGCCTATGGCAGACGAAGACCTCGCGACCCTCGGCCCCGCGGCCGAGCCCCTGACCCCCACCGCCTCACCGTCCGACGGCCTCGGACAGCCGCAACCGGATCCCGGGGGGACTCGGACACCCGCAGCCGGCTCCCGAGGAAACCGGACCCCAGAGCCTCCGGGTGCCGGGAACGCCGCCCGGTGGCTGCGGCGGCTCGTCATCGCCGGTCTCGTCCTCGCCGCGCTCAATCTCCGTCCCGCCATCACCAGCCTCGGCGCACTCCTGGAGGAGGTCCGCGACGGCCTCGGCATGAGCGGGACCGTCGCCGGGCTGCTCACCTCCGTACCGGCCCTGTGCTTCGCCGCCTTCGGCATCGCGGCACCCCGGCTGGCGAAGCGCTGGGGCCCCGGCACGATCGTCTGCGCGGGGATGGCCGCGATAGCCGTGGGCGTCGCGGTACGGCCGTTCGCCGGCGGGACCGGTGGTTTTCTCGCGGCCAGCGCGCTTGCCCTGGCGGGAATCGCGGTCAGCAACGTCCTGATGCCCGTCGTCATCAAGACCTGGTTCCCGGACCGGGTCGGCTCGATGACCGGCCTGTACTCCATGGCGCTGGCCCTGGGGACCTCGCTCGCCGCGGCGGTCACCGTTCCCATGACCGCCGCGCTGGGTGGCGGTTGGCGGAGCGGGCTCGCCGTGTGGGCGGTGCTCGCCGCCGTCGCCGTCCTGCCGTGGCTGGCGGTCGCACAGCGGCGCGGGTCCGCCGCGGGACCGGCCACCGGCGGTGAAGCGCCCGCCGTGGCACCCCCGGTACGGATCACCTCGTCGCCGACCGCCTGGGCGCTGGCGGTCTTCTTCGGGCTGCAGGCGACCGGTGCGTACATCACGATGGGCTGGATGCCGCAGATCTTCCGGGACGCCGGGGTCTCGGCCGGCACCGCGGGCGTACTGCTCGCCGTGACGATGGCGATGGGCGTGCCGCTCTCGTTCGTCCTGCCGCGGGTGGCCTCCCACATGCGGCACCAGGGACCGCTCGTGGTGGCGCTCGGCCTGTGCGGTCTCGCCGGCTACACCGGACTCTGGCTCGCCCCGGCTGTCGGCGCCTGGGCCTGGGCGCTGCTGATGGGCATCTCCAACTGCGCCTTCCCGCTGGCCCTGACCATGATCGGAATGCGCTCGTCCAGCTCCGCCGGCGTGGTCAAGCTCTCGGCCTTCGCGCAGAGCGTGGGCTATCTGCTCTCCATCCCGGGCCCGCTGCTGGTCGGCACGCTCTACCAGCACAGCGGCGGCTGGGGCGCGCCGATCGCACTGATGGCGGGGCTGATGGTGCCGCAGATCGTGGTGGGGGTGCTGGCGGGGAGGGACCGGAGGATTGAGGAGGAGGGGCGAGGAGGGGCGTGAGGAGCAGGGGGCGGAGGGGTGCAGAGGAGGGGGCGCTGCTCCGTATGGACTCGCTGCCTACCCGTGGGTTCTTGTGCCCGCTGCCTACCCGTGGGTTTGTTCTTCCCGCCGTCCGCCCGCGGTTGCTGATCCGGCCGCCTACCTGCGGGTTTGTTCTTCCCGCCGCCCGCCCTTGGGTGTGTTCTTCTCCGCTGCCGATTCTCGGGTTTCTGTTTTTCCCCGCCGCCCACCCCCCTTCGGGGGGTGGCGGGTGTAGTGGGGAGGTTTCCGCCTCGGGGGGTTGCGCGTCCAGGACGAAAAGCGGGAACCCCGGCCGGTACGCCCCACGTCCACGCCGGGCTTCCCGGCCCCGGCCCGACCCGGCCCCGGCCCGACCCGGCCCCGGACCTGGGCCGGCGCCGCCCCAAGGCGCCAGGCCCCCGGGCTCCGGGCTTCCGGGCCTCCAAGCCCCTCAGGGCCTCCCAGGACCCGGGCACGGGCGGCGGAGCCCGGGTGCGACACTGGGCGCATGCCAGTGCTCGAACCGAATCCGCAGGGTGGCCAGAAGAAGCTGCTCCTCGTCCTGGGCGCCATGCTCGGGGTGACCGTCGTCGTCGCGATCATCGCGAGTATCGCCGCGCCGTGACCGTGCCGCGGCGAGGTAGGGCAAACCCCACCATCCCCTAGGGGGAGTCTCAGGGTTAAGTAGGGGGCTTCCCGGATAGGAACCGCCGCCGGAGATCCGTAGCTTCGAAGTACACCGCACCGCCGCGGTGGGCGCGCCGCAGACCGCGGCCGTGCACAGTGCTTCGATCCGCCACGGAGGCGATCCCCATGTCCGCCGCGTTCAGCCGGTTGTCCGCTCCGAAGCGCCGGAGTCAGCGGTCGAGGCTGCCGTGGTGGGCGCTGGCCCTGCCGGTGCTCTCCTTCGCCGTTCTGCTGGTGCTCATATCGAGCCCTGCCGAGGCGAGCGCGGTGAGGGCCTCCCAGCGGCTCGCGCCGTTGCTGGAGTTCCTGGCCGGGATGGTCGGCGCGGGTTCTTGATGATCTCCCTCGCCCGCTTGTCACCCGGCAGGGGGGAGCGCCTCAACACCCCGCGCCGCGC includes:
- a CDS encoding GlsB/YeaQ/YmgE family stress response membrane protein encodes the protein MTWLWAIIVGLALGLIAKAVIPGKQAIPLWLTVIFGMLGAVLGNWLATGIGVRDTPGIDWVRHLLQLIGAVLIVGVGDRLWVALRGTKGRIR
- the tyrS gene encoding tyrosine--tRNA ligase, whose amino-acid sequence is MTRLGESVARASTLLSADLSSDATVQELLKETGARRYLDLTDLPAKEQAELIASRTVEVLPGVDKLAERIEERRAAGKGLHIKLGIDPTATDVHLGHAVPLIILSRFQRLGHDVTLIIGDFTAKIGDPSGRTAERPPLTDQDIARNLATYREQVRPFFDFEKVRFRQNSEWLAPYTFPELLALLAQVPASQLLQREDFRNRLASGSGLTMTELLYPIAQGLDSVALECDVELGGSDQLLNLQMGRKLMELRGQRPQLVVTMPLIEGTDGTGAKMSKSKGNYVGLNAPADDVFGKIMSVPDRLMEPYLKAWTEWTDEEIELVLGRVTDRSLHPMDLKKVLAGEVVTALYGVDAAMAARAGFVAQFSKKSFADVGTLPVVDLAEHSSETVAAVLTQVLEFTPSASAARRLAKQNALRLVVEGEAGQETVVLAEADAARPLGEVLAEKLGGAAGTVYLKAGRKLAHVEGR
- a CDS encoding metallopeptidase TldD-related protein, with translation MSPRSNPPHQIVERALELSRADGCVVIADEHSSANLRWAGNALTTNGVTRGRTLTVIATVDGGQGTASGVVSRSAVTADDLEPLVRAAEAAARDAGPAEDAQPLVTGTKASDDFTGPPAETSSEVFAGFAPTLGESFRQARAGGRELYGFAYHEIVSSYLGTSAGLRLRHDQPTGTLELNAKSAGSGAAAARSAWAGRATRDFTDVDPRELDAELARRLGWAERRIELPAGRYETLLPPTAVADLLIYQLWSSSARDAAEGRTVFSKPGGEDEEAAARPGAGTRLGERLSGLPLTLRSDPGAPGLECAPFVLAHSSGDDASVFDNGLPLPATEWIRDGVLNRLVTTRHTAGLTGLPVTPGVDNLLLEAGGSRSLDEMVAAAGHDGPTLLLTCLWYIREVDPATLLLTGLTRDGVYLVENGEVVGEVNNFRFNESPVDLLSRAVEAGRTERTLPREWSDYFTRAAMPALRIPDFNMSSVSRGV
- a CDS encoding TldD/PmbA family protein encodes the protein MRRLREDAVPASPHALDETFLALPLSALADAALARARALGAEHADFRLERVRSAAWRLRDARTSATSDTTDLGYAVRVVHGGAWGFASGVDLTMDAAARVASQAVAMAKLSAKVVRAAGSDEHAVELAPEPAHPGRTWVSSYDINPFSVPDAEKTGLLAEWSARLLAAPGVAHADASLMTVQENKFYADTAGTSTTQQRVRLHPELTAVAVDPVSGEFDSMRTLAPPVGRGWEYLTDGRYDWDGELARIPEYLAEKMRAPSVEAGTYDLVVDPSNLWLTIHESIGHATELDRALGYEAAYAGTSFATFDQLGKLAYGSEIMNVTGDRTAEHGLATIGYDDEGVAAQSWDLIRDGTLVGYQLDRRIARLTGFPRSNGCAFADSPGHVPVQRMANVSLRPAPDGPSTEELIAGVERGIYVVGDRSWSIDMQRYNFQFTGQRFFRIENGRLAGQLRDVAYQATTTDFWGSMTALGGPRTYVLGGAFNCGKAQPGQIAAVSHGCPSALFEGVNILNTTQEAGR
- the fabG gene encoding 3-oxoacyl-[acyl-carrier-protein] reductase, translating into MSRSVLVTGGNRGIGLAIARAFAEAGDKVAITYRSGEPPAGFLAVRCDITDTEQVEQAYKEIEEKQGPVEVLVANAGVTRDQLLMRMSEEDFTSVLETNLTGTFRVVKRANRAMLRARKGRVVLISSVVGLMGAPGQANYAASKAGLVGFARSLARELGSRNITVNVVAPGFVDTDMTRVLSDEQREGIVKQVPLARYAQPEEIASSVRFLASDEAAYITGAVIPVDGGLGMGH
- the fabI gene encoding enoyl-ACP reductase FabI, whose protein sequence is MSGILAGKRILVTGVLTEASIAFQAAKVAQNEGAEVILTGYGRLSLVERIAKRLPKEAPVIELDVTNQEHLDGLADKIREHQGEDARLDGIVHSIAFGPQGAFNFLEASWEDVSTAVQVSAYSYKSLTTACLPLMRHGGAIVGLTFDAQMAWPKYDWMGVAKAALESTNRYLARDLGSQGIRCNLVSAGPIKSMAAKSIPGFEELADVWNHRAPIGWDLADPEPAGRGVVGMLSDFFPRTTGEIVHVDGGVHMMGA
- a CDS encoding FadR/GntR family transcriptional regulator, which codes for MPLTSPRRSALADQVIAQLRAQITSGEWPVGSRIPTEPALVEQLGVARNTVREAVRALAHNGLLDIRQGSGTYVVATSELAGVMNRRFADSEPRHVAELRSTLEASAARLAAQRRTDHDLRQIDALLERRESAWASGDAVAFVEADATLHMAIVAASHNDVLAEIYADLGGVLRDFLRADVGEVLRPEAHMDHARLVEAIRTGDGARAAAEASAHPFGCRLTLREHR
- a CDS encoding CynX/NimT family MFS transporter, with translation MADEDLATLGPAAEPLTPTASPSDGLGQPQPDPGGTRTPAAGSRGNRTPEPPGAGNAARWLRRLVIAGLVLAALNLRPAITSLGALLEEVRDGLGMSGTVAGLLTSVPALCFAAFGIAAPRLAKRWGPGTIVCAGMAAIAVGVAVRPFAGGTGGFLAASALALAGIAVSNVLMPVVIKTWFPDRVGSMTGLYSMALALGTSLAAAVTVPMTAALGGGWRSGLAVWAVLAAVAVLPWLAVAQRRGSAAGPATGGEAPAVAPPVRITSSPTAWALAVFFGLQATGAYITMGWMPQIFRDAGVSAGTAGVLLAVTMAMGVPLSFVLPRVASHMRHQGPLVVALGLCGLAGYTGLWLAPAVGAWAWALLMGISNCAFPLALTMIGMRSSSSAGVVKLSAFAQSVGYLLSIPGPLLVGTLYQHSGGWGAPIALMAGLMVPQIVVGVLAGRDRRIEEEGRGGA
- a CDS encoding SGM_5486 family transporter-associated protein, yielding MPVLEPNPQGGQKKLLLVLGAMLGVTVVVAIIASIAAP